The DNA window TTATTCATTTGAGGGTGGGAAGTGTAACATTTCCAAGTAGTTTCACAGAAATCGCAGTACTCCTCCAACAATGCGTTCATCTGCATTCCACTCCAGAAGGACTGTGCCATCTTTGTGCAAACCTCAACCTTGTTCTGCATCTACTAACGTATGATACAGATCTTTCATTTGTTAGCTCTATGGTGGCCCGGTATTGACAGCACTATAGACTAATGTAATGAGCTGTgaaaaatgttggtgctaaaaaaaaaataaatacatgcctatattaatattaaaaacctGTAGCTTCCCAACTTGTGACTTGCTATCAAGTTACAATGATGTAGTCTGATCACTCGGGATTGGAGACTGAGGAAaggctttctcctgcctgcaacAGACTGATACCATCATCTTACCTCAAACAAAGTCACTCTTCTGGAACTgatagctctaaaaaaaaaatcatatattgtaCATGTCAATTATTATTGCAAGCATAAAGTGCACTTTGAATGTACATTTAGGTCAGTGGTGAATATTTTCCACTTACATAGGCATTACATTGCATAACCATGTCTACATGTTGCCTTGCAGCTTTGCTTCTCGGCACCAGGTAAATGGTGTTCCTGCAGTTCCTAAAATGTGATCTGGGGAATTTCCAGCTCTGCCCGGATGGCATTTGTCTGCAGCACATGATACATGTCACCATCTCTGTACGGTAGATTTATCAAAGCTATGCAGTGTGAATGCCGACCTTAACACAccattaattttgtatatgaagCCTTCATGCTTTGTGGATCAGATTGTACTATCTGTTTGAGCTTTAATCACTTCTGTGCACTGCACAGTTATAAATCAGCAGTGATGGTTCTTTTTAAGGAACACAAGGATAGCACTCTAATTCCTGAAGATTAGAGATTTGCACTTGAAGTGCTACCATTAATGAAAGGTGAACAGTCACAATCAACAAATGACCTCAGATCAAGATCTCTCCTGGAACTGTCACTGCTAATATTTTAGTATTCATTCATTTGCAAATTAAGTCTTCTACATGAAGTACATGGGCTATGTGGTCtgcatacaataaaaaactatattttgatTGTGATTACTTTATAAAAGATAGTGACATGGTTAATTACACTTGggacttattttttcttttccttccctccATTTATAGCTATATGCACGGATCAATGAGGCATGTACCATCCATGGACTCCATCTCAAGCTCAGTAGAAGCCCTTCATGTTCGTCCTCCGTCTGCAATAATGCTGGCCACAATGTTCGAGGTAAGAGATAGATAACTTTGTAGTTGTGTGTTAACGGAAATGGCGCCATCTCTGGAAAGCACCTCAGTATTCTGTATCCCTTGCAGAGAAACAAAAGTGGAACTaatattgtattgaaaaatatatttactgcaaatGTAAGTAGaaccttatataaaaaaagaaaccatttttgGAATACTGCAATAAAAGATTGTTACCTGCTTGTTTAGTCTTCATGAgaatatacactgagctgcacttgTACAATCATTTTTCCTAACCCAGGTAAGGGTTGATAAGGAGgtatacaataatacatttttaacctgTAGTGTCTCATCTAACTGCAGCTGCTCCTGTCACATTCTGAATATATAAACAATCACTGCATATATTAGCAAGAAGCTGCACGTGTGCATTCCCGCACTCTCTTGCACAATTTGCAGTATGTAATATTTGTCGATAAGGCCAAAATGAAGTCTCATGGAAGTAAATAAACTATAGATGGTTTAACTGACTTTTACAGTAGATCAGTTTTATTTAGGTATTCTATGTCTGATAGCAGACATTTGGCCTCAAAAGGtaaacatctgattttttttttttttttttttttttttttatatagcgaTATTGCATGCACTGGTGATTAAACACACAGAGCTCTCTGTAGGTAGGAATGTTTCTGATCAGTCTGCGAGAAGGCAGTAAAAGCACTTGACCTGACAGAGGCTTCCTGTGCTGCACACACTGCCAGCAAACACTCAGTCAGGTGTAGTATGAGATCACACACGTGGGAAGGGAAGTGCTTCTCATGAAGCCTCACTTGACACTTGCCCCATGAACAAAGGATTCCATGCCTCtcgcttttttttattctcttttaaaatCTCACTTCTAAAGCAACACTCGCATACAGGAAGCAATGTTCATTGGTATTGCCATCAATAGAAACCCAGCAAATCTGGGGGAGACGGGAAAGGAATTGCCTGCTGctttctccaattttttttttttaaattggcaggGTCACAAAGCTACCTGCATCTATTTAGTAGCAGGGTTGGCAGCCTAGGACAGGCATACAGAATATCTAATTTGCTCAGACATTGGGAAAGGTAGAGTACTGTCCAGAAGGTCATCAGCCCCACACAATTTCTGGCAGGAGCAGTTTATTTGCTGTTACCTAGATATATCAAAACTGGTATATTTACTTATCCATAAGGTCGCAAATAGACATTTATTGTGAGGTTTGCATATACTTTGGGTGCCCAATTCAAGATCCAGCTGCTTAGGAAATGTTATCATCTGTGACTTAGGTTATAATACATCAAGTGTTGCAGAGGCAGGTACTGTGATTGATGACTCTACAAAGCCAAGTTGTTCTGATGGTTTGCATCATTCAGTCACTTTGAATGTTGTTTTACATGCATAGATACATTGAAAAAGACATTATTCACACAATAAATCTTTCTCTATAGGATCCCAAGATTAGGAACAATCCACAGATGTCCACCTCTAGCAGTCCAAGTGAGGAGAACGGACAAACACACCGGTCCAATGAGGATTTTCGACCTCCACCTCCACAGGTCATGGCTAAAGTAAGTTTCTAAAATCTGCATGTTGACTCATCTGTCATGTGAGCaaagtttttaaaactgaactagtgcactgttttaataaacattaaatgtatttttaggagtGTTTACCACCTAATTTTGATTTACAATTAGCCTTCTGTATGAAATTCCTTCTGTAAagtgtgtgttgtgtgtttagtgtattttaataacttattatattttaaactacaaaATCCAACTGCAGTATGAATAAAGAACACTAAGGCAAAGTATTGAAGTACATCAGTGCACTCAGTGCATCAGGAAGAAGTTTTAGTATACTGGTACAAAAGTGGTAATCAGATCTTGAGATAAGTGACACCTCTTGTTTTTCTTACAGCCTAAACGGGACCATCTAAGCTTGACTTTAGGTCATGGCTTGAGCTCAGAAATGCAACTCAGCCGGGACTCTCTGCACTGCTCGAGCGGATACAGCACACAAACCACCACCCCATCCTGCTCAGATGACACCATCCCATCTCATGGTGAGCAATATAGATCATATATAACTTAACCAAACATTGAAATAAGGTTACATTGAAACCACTGTACCCTTGTACATAAGACTGTGtatatatagttgtttttttttttgtttttttttaatgaaatattttattgtctttttggTTATTAGCTATGCTCACTccagataaaagtaaaaatgcttttgaacaCTTTAGATTCACATATATATATGGGGGTTTAGCATTTACTTGTGTTGAATGGAAAAATGCAGGTCAGCAGATCCGAAAATACTAAATGCAAATGAAAACATAACTCATCTGGTGTGAACAAGACGCAAtgctatttttataaattaacaaaGTCAGCTGAAAACACAGTGCAATAAAACCAGCGGCTGGTTTATCCAGCAATCGTGAGCAGTGATTTAAGGATGATTTTGAATACTGGACCTTTGGAGTTTGTGGGTAAAATAGAGCCTATGTATATGGGCATTGGTTTGCATCTATGACCTGCATTTATTCCATATATAAGTCAGTGTGGATACAAAAGCAAGCCAAATCCACTTCTTGTGTCACGTGCCTGCTTATTGGACTATGGAACAGCAACAACAGCCTTGTGAGCAGGAAGGTGACACACAGAGCcgaagcaggaagaaaaaaaagttgctgtgtGTGTATTGCAAAGGTGTTTTATCACAAGACTGTCTGAACATTTTTTGGGCGGTATGAGCAACTAATGTGTCTGTTCTAGACGATTGCCTATTTATttcaattcttaaaaaaaaatactcttggACATCTTTTGACTGCTTCTGGTCATCTCCTTACCTAGAGTCACAGCACATCATTTCAGTTTCATTTTTGTTGTTCAGTTAAGTACCATTTTGAGAAGCCTAATATGAAAGCTTACATTCACACATATACATTTCTAGGGTAGTGTAGCTAAGCTATATGATGTCATTGGAAATCACAGAACCAGCATGCAACCCAAGAGACAGAAACTTACAGTTTTCATCAGAGGCTTCTCACACCAATATACTGCTTCATGACTATATCTATCTAGAAGGTACCTGTTATCCTTTTGAAATATTGTATTCAATTATCAATCAGTTTGCAAATTGCACAGTGCCCTGACTTCTACCACACTGAACACATTTTGGATAAATTGGAACCCAGTTGCGTTaagttttttccatttattatctGTACCTGATCCCACAAATTCACTTTCAGCTGAATGGTCACAGAAGAATGGAAGTGAATGAAGGCTGTTGTAGACCAGGGAAATAGGGTAGCTCCCTAATAAAGCCCCTGGTGTTAAGCGCAAGTTTCATTTAAGAAATCTGCGACCTggtagggctttattgcagaaagtgacaggcgatgtcccatctgcaatggCATTTTTACCTGACTGATTGCTTGCTGCTTCTGTCAAAATCTCTGAACTGCACATGCATAGCTCTGTGTTAGTTACCAGGAATCTGGCACATCTCTGTTTACCCTGCTGTTCCTGGGATTAAATAAACACCAACGTATCCAAAATGGGAGTTATGTCAGCCCAGCCAATAAAGGGCGCCCGTGActgaatggagacaggtgagtatatcaGGATTTCAGTAAacctataaaaacaatattaaaaaaagtgtttttttttcaaagtgatcCCATCTGTTCATGAACTACTACATATATTCAGACAAGGTTCCATCAAGTTGTTTGCCTTGTTAGGTTCTGTAGTCTGTCTTTTAGTAAAACCGACTGCTTTATCCTAGAATAGGCTGTGCAACACAAAGGGCATATTATAGTCATCTAGTTGATAAGTTCCTTCATTCTCTCTCAACCAACAATTGTGCATTCTTTCCACAGCATTAAAGAAGGACCCCTCTCTTTTTGGTAAGAATCTGCTTTTTAATTAGGTTGGGCTAAGTTGCTCCAATCATGTATGACTTGGTGTTGTGCCTGTTCAATGTGGCAGCTTTGTGTGCCAAAAACTCCTTATCCAAACAAACTGTTCCCAACAACATCTGTCTTCTAGTTATAACTTTGATACTTTCCGTATACTTGTTATGTAAAAGTAAGTCTATGGGGGACCCAATTCttgaagctgtgcccaaaaaaggcaCTTCCTtataaaaggtaaatatgtgGCCCACAGAGAGCATGTACATTTAGTATATATTGTTCCCAGTATTAGTGTATGTAGCTTATAAAGGGAAATGCACACTTGAGGCTCATTGGATTTCCTCCAGAAGCCATAAGACAATTGCAAATTTAAATACCATACCTAATGTAGATACCAGGCTCTAGGAAATAACATAGGTAGTCCAACTCCAAAACACTTATCATCCAGAGGGAATTCAATCAGAGGTTAGCTTGCTGGTTGGCTTGAGCTGCTGACTCCTTTTAGGATCCTGAACAATAGAAAAATGCAGCGTGTTGGGGAATGTCAGGCTTTGAAAGCGCCCTGTGTCTGGGTAGTAGATAACACTCCTTGTGTAACTGACCTATGTCTCCTCCACCACTTCTCACTCCAAGCTTTCATTGTGGATGATTGGGCTGTCAATTCTAGAAATTACCTAGTATTATGATGCTCTGTCCTTTTGATTTCAACAAGACTGCAGCAATTCAATCTCCTCTTCTATTGCTTGTTAATTAAACCTTTGCTGTCACAGATTTCCTGTACAGGCTTTTTCTGTTATGCTTTTACTTTGGTTGAAATGGACAAtttaaaattggggaaaaaaagctgaaattGTTGCATTTGCTTCTTTTCTCTTCCTAGTTTTgacaaatatattcaaattaaCAATCTGGATGTAGGACAGTtcttttagggggggggggggggttgaagcTGGTTTTGCGATTAAAGGGGCAGTTTGCATCAAATTAAGGTTCATTGATCAGATTTGTAAGAATTTAGtctcaaaagaaaaagtattttgtttccCTAATTTGTAACTTAAACAAGTGTTGAATGAGTGTTCCTTATATATGTTAAGCTGATCAGCATTTTGCAGCCAAAATATCATGAAGGCTGGATTTTATCTGAAAGAGTAGGACATCCTAAATGGTTGAAAGTTCTGATGGCTCAGACTTTGAAGGCCCACTATGGCAGGCAAAGGTTGTATTGTAGTGGAATCTTTATTAGCATGGGCCTTATGTGGTAAACCTAAAGGTCACAAGACACAACAATTAAGATCATTCCTATTGAAGTGTAGAAGGAAAGAAGCACTAGATTGTGAATAACCAACACTTTTCTGGGATAACCAATTCCCCTTCTGCAGGACATCAAGAAATTTGGTACTGTGAAGTAGAGTTCCTAGTGGAACAGTCCGAGAGCAGGCCTGCATGTTCAATGCCAAAGTCTTAATCTGATGAGATGACAAACCTTCCATTTATAGACCCTTGCTGAAACTTCACTTGACCCAAAATTGAATTTATTGATTATCAAAGTTATTGATCAAATAACTTCTTTCCATGAAATGGAAGCCTTGAAAAAAGGAGATTGTAGTACTTCTGAGCCATGTTGGCTGTCAACCTTTATTGGACCATTTGCACCTAATTGCCTCATCATTGAATCCTTTCTTGGGCACACCTCACATTTTCACCACAAGTCCTTTATTTTGTCCAGGGTTATCTTGGTTTCATTGTAATCTACCTCTTTTACCAAGACTTCAAAATATACAATTCTTTACATCGTTAGCACCTTAGAAGTTCCTCAAATCAATTACCACTCCCAACAAAagccatttgttttttctatttggtcAAGTTGTTTAATGCTGTACAAGTCGTGGATATTATGTAGTTCCTAAGCATTTTTCTGGATCATGTTTTTAAGGTTAAGCTTAAAGCTAGGTATGGGTATTGCATAGGCAGTTGTGATAAAGGGTTGCATAGAATATAGGCATATGTATATTGAGGTTTCAAAAAACTCCAGCTTAACAAAAGTAGTTGACGATTGTCCTACAACACATTTCAGCTTTGTGAAAATGCTTATGGCTGAGATTGGTGATGATTTTACAATGCTTTTATCtaatttacttttagttttgtaaaatagTTATGTTGGTGGAGTTCATGTTTATAACTTCTTTATCTCTCCTTAGTTGCAGACTATGATTACATCTCTTTACATGGAGAGCCAGAAGAACCTGACCAACTGGACTTCGACAAGTCATCTACTATTCCGAGAAACAGTGACATAAGTCAGAATTACAGAAGAATGTTCCAGGTTAAGAGGCCCGCTTCGACAGTTAGTCTTCTAGCTGAGCCTGACCCAATGGTGCCATCACCATACATTGCCACGATAAAGAGGAATCCTTCCAACAAGCCACCACTGAGAAGGGGAACCATCAGTGGTGCCGGCATCCCAATCCGCACACCCGTGGTGCCTGTTAAGACTCCAACTGTACCAATTACTCCTGTAAGCCCGTACGGAGACAggacacaaaatgaaaaattttctTATCTTCGAGATCCAAGGCCCAATTACGCCAACGACAGGCAAGGTCTGTGTGGCTCAGCTCAAAGTCTTAATGCTATGCAGGCCACATATTGCGCCTTTATCCCCAAGCAAGCACACACCTATTCTCAAAGTGTTAATTCACTGCCACAAAATGCACACGTGGTCCATGGAAGCGGTGCTGTCACAGTAGAGAACGCACCAGCCAACGAACCCCAACCAATCACCCCAGGTGCGCCACTGGAGTCAAGCAGCATAGAAGATCCAGCTTGTGTAAATAATGAGACTTTTCCACCTCAGAACGATATGCTGTCAATGATCAAACGAGGAGTGAAACTTCGAAAGACAATCAGCAATGATCGGTCAGCACCTCTCATGAAATGAGACAGGGACCGGGCCCTAcactttcctttgttttttgttttttttttccttaacagaCAATGTTCATTTTATTCTAAAGACCGGAGTTCCCATTGTTTGACATCATCAGCTCAGCTAGCTGCCCTTCATTCAAATTCTTCATAGTGTCCGCTCTGTACTTTTATTTACTCCTTAGTGTTTTGTTGGGTTGTTTAGCTTTTCTTTTAATGCTATGCATCTTACAGTTCTTATTTTGCTATGGGTTGGTTTAGTTTTCAGGCTTTCAAAGGATTTCAAAGCAAAGTGCCTTGACCCATGTAAAGCAGTCTATTTATGATGTATCTCCACTGAGCAAAAATAACTTCTCTTTAAATGCTGGCCATGTACTGATCTCAGAAGGTTTAGGCTTTACAAACATCTGGAAGTAATGGAAGTTCcccaataaaatatcaatatttccCATTACCTACCTTAAAAGTGGCAATTTCtaccttttcttttaaagataattttacaATTTCCCCCTTgtttatatacatagatatatatctGTATGGCACTGATGCTTTGTCTGAACCTGCAGAGGTTTTTTCCTTTCAGCCACCTACTAAAACAGGCTAAAACTATGTTAGTAAGCTAATAGGGCTTTTGTTGATAAAACAGACACTGCAAAAAAGTTTGTCATTCTTTTGTCTCTCTTTTAAGAACTATAAGAAAGCACTCCCACTTTGAACCCGATTTGAGAATTCAGCTTGGTGTGACAATGACCATgggaattttgttttaaaaaaaggattacagGTTATTACAGAAGTTCTGAAAATAagtttagctttttgtttttaggtttaagtgtaattttagttttattagtagTTGTGAGAAGTCATTAAATGCCACAACTAAACTCTCTGGATTGTTGCAGTGCATTGTGGTTATTTTCAGATTTGTCCACGCACTTGCAAAATGTGCTGTCAGGAGTAATGACTTCTTAAAATAAGCACTTGCTTGAAGGTTCTTAAAGCAAGATATATCCGGTGGACACTAGGCAAGCATAGGGTGCCATCAGCCCACATTTTGTTCCTGGGTATTGAGTAGCCCTGTCCCCATTGTGTTCTGATTTCAGCATCAGCAGGACATGGCGGTGTCATATTGGgggacattgaaaaaaaattgtatagaaaCATTGTGATGTCCACTGGTGCCCCCTCGAAAAGCACAGCTTTACCTGGTAACCTCTGTCACATTGAGTCCTAGAATCCTGGGAACCGCTTAGATTTATGAACAGTACAGGTACACTTAAGTTCTAGTTTTAAATAGGTATAAAATAGGTTGATTTGATACCAGGGGGCTACTTACATTTCAGGGGCCTTTCCAATTTAGTGAGAATTTAGTTCCACGTTTATAAACCTGCATTTGTCTTATTATATGGAAGGCACGTCTTCCATAATAAACCCATGAGCGGGATACATATCTTAAGATTATCTCTATTGCCTTGAGGATTTACATATGTACTTGGAAAGATAATAATGCTCATATGAGCTTCACTATTGGGCGAGCTTCACTATTGGGCTCACTGAAGCTTTTCATATTGAGCAGTGGGATAGAGAGACCTCTTGACTAAATTGCATCATTTAAGTCAAGCCATAATCTGAATAGAGGGACATTTGCTGACCATAGCAATGTGTGATCAGGAATATACAATCATAAGAGGGGACAGTTCATGTTCACAGCTTCTGCATTCTTAAGCAGAGCTTAATAGTGGGAAGATTATAAAAACTTGGCAACCCCCAGGATTTAAGTATAGTTCTGTTCTTATATTTGGCACCTTACCTTATGATATGGTAGTAGTTCTCACTCAGCTAAAGGGTGAATGTGGAAACTTATAGTTGCCAAATATTGTTTTCCTTGGTCACCGCCACACCTGCCGCTTTCTAATAGGACCGGGATGGTGGAACAGCACTTCTCATCCTTTTTGTAAGCTGTTCATAGTGCATATTGTCTATTTCTAGGGTATGATTACCTGGCAATGCTGGACAGTTTGAAACCTGAGAGACATATGGAAAACAAACACTTTCAGGTACTTCCATTGACAGCACTTTTATTTGTAGGCTTTAATATTGTTTAGAATATTGTTAATGGTCTGGCCCAATATTGTCCAGGAGGGCAATAAAATGATCTGACAAAACAGAGGTCATCATTTATGTTTAGATTCTTGTAGAAGAATGATGGCAGGAACGTAGCTATATAGAGCATTTCCTCCTTACCCCTAGTTCCAGAACACAGGACCCTTTGGGCTTATTTACCAAAGACTTTGctactttacccttttttttttagtttgaaattGTACCTGGTATATTGGTAAGTAGGTATATTGGCAAGTCCTGGCCTGCTATAGGACAGTCATGTGAGCAGTGCCGATCAGTGTTTCCTTACATCGCTGAATGTGTCATAGAAAAGGCTCAGATcaagggaagtttttttttttacttttcatcaaAGTACAGCTTTTATTAGGTTAGTAAGTGGGATAGGATGGCATTGCAGCAGGTGCCATAGAAGAGAGTTCACTTGTTTGAGGTCACACACGTGTCATTGTTATTAATTTCTCTCTGGGAAACTTAAGGCTGCAAGATAAAC is part of the Pyxicephalus adspersus chromosome 3, UCB_Pads_2.0, whole genome shotgun sequence genome and encodes:
- the LOC140325661 gene encoding protein MTSS 1-like isoform X1, which codes for MDSGMEKDCSALGGLFQIIMNDMKASYPTWEDFVSKAVKLQSYLKGMASITGSFLDSFQKIADMAINTRGATKEIGSALTRMCMRHRNIETRLKNLTVALSDNLINPLELKIEEWKKIASQLDKDHAKEYKKARSELKKKSSDTLKLQKKVKKGKDDVRLQLDCALQDMNDKYMLLEEAEKKAVTRALIEERARFCMFVSFLRPVLGEEIGMLGEVTHLQTILEDLISLTAEPNKLPPLSEQVILDLKSSDYNYIYQTPPGSPSGTLSRRASTNSYMHGSMRHVPSMDSISSSVEALHVRPPSAIMLATMFEDPKIRNNPQMSTSSSPSEENGQTHRSNEDFRPPPPQVMAKPKRDHLSLTLGHGLSSEMQLSRDSLHCSSGYSTQTTTPSCSDDTIPSHALKKDPSLFVADYDYISLHGEPEEPDQLDFDKSSTIPRNSDISQNYRRMFQVKRPASTVSLLAEPDPMVPSPYIATIKRNPSNKPPLRRGTISGAGIPIRTPVVPVKTPTVPITPVSPYGDRTQNEKFSYLRDPRPNYANDRQGLCGSAQSLNAMQATYCAFIPKQAHTYSQSVNSLPQNAHVVHGSGAVTVENAPANEPQPITPGAPLESSSIEDPACVNNETFPPQNDMLSMIKRGVKLRKTISNDRSAPLMK
- the LOC140325661 gene encoding protein MTSS 1-like isoform X2, with protein sequence MDSGMEKDCSALGGLFQIIMNDMKASYPTWEDFVSKAVKLQSYLKGMASITGSFLDSFQKIADMAINTRGATKEIGSALTRMCMRHRNIETRLKNLTVALSDNLINPLELKIEEWKKIASQLDKDHAKEYKKARSELKKKSSDTLKLQKKVKKGKDDVRLQLDCALQDMNDKYMLLEEAEKKAVTRALIEERARFCMFVSFLRPVLGEEIGMLGEVTHLQTILEDLISLTAEPNKLPPLSEQVILDLKSSDYNYIYQTPPGSPSGTLSRRASTNSYMHGSMRHVPSMDSISSSVEALHVRPPSAIMLATMFEDPKIRNNPQMSTSSSPSEENGQTHRSNEDFRPPPPQVMAKPKRDHLSLTLGHGLSSEMQLSRDSLHCSSGYSTQTTTPSCSDDTIPSHVADYDYISLHGEPEEPDQLDFDKSSTIPRNSDISQNYRRMFQVKRPASTVSLLAEPDPMVPSPYIATIKRNPSNKPPLRRGTISGAGIPIRTPVVPVKTPTVPITPVSPYGDRTQNEKFSYLRDPRPNYANDRQGLCGSAQSLNAMQATYCAFIPKQAHTYSQSVNSLPQNAHVVHGSGAVTVENAPANEPQPITPGAPLESSSIEDPACVNNETFPPQNDMLSMIKRGVKLRKTISNDRSAPLMK